From the genome of Nakamurella flavida, one region includes:
- a CDS encoding sensor histidine kinase yields the protein MRQSIYRWFAANHLAGDAVIALFVFVVGLFWESLSGSSERGLSFLVLLIALPLVFRRTFPVPVLLVSIAVELVVLTTRQQTPASASVLLVIYSTVVCVPNKAWGRVALTAGLLGAVAAPAAWYSLDLWSSYGSAAAVGGVIALAALVLVAYVAGDRRRADLDFRAAEMAALAERSRLVTAERDQRVQFAAAAERTRIARELHDIVAHSLAVIVVQADGGAAAAAKNPAVAADVLRTIADTSRQALSEMRSLVGVLRSDGRSGGSPDGAAYLPQPGVASLDRLVEQTRQSGVTVHVHLPDHLPALSPTVDLTVFRVVQEALTNVLKHAGPAASATVEIAISGNELAVEVVDDGRGAAARSDGAGNGLRGMRERVAVLDGTLWAGPRPGGGFRVRVVLPMGTPVTTPRDAR from the coding sequence ATGCGGCAGAGCATCTATCGGTGGTTCGCGGCCAACCACCTCGCGGGTGACGCCGTGATCGCGCTGTTCGTGTTCGTCGTCGGTCTCTTCTGGGAGTCGTTGTCCGGCAGCAGCGAGCGCGGGTTGTCGTTCCTCGTCCTGCTCATCGCCCTCCCCCTGGTCTTCCGCCGCACGTTCCCGGTGCCGGTCCTGCTGGTGAGCATCGCGGTGGAACTCGTCGTGCTGACCACCCGGCAGCAGACGCCGGCGTCGGCGAGCGTGCTCCTGGTCATCTACTCGACGGTGGTGTGCGTCCCCAACAAGGCCTGGGGCCGCGTCGCCCTCACGGCCGGGCTGCTGGGTGCGGTCGCGGCTCCGGCGGCCTGGTACTCGCTCGACCTGTGGTCGTCGTACGGCAGCGCTGCGGCGGTGGGCGGGGTCATCGCGCTGGCCGCCCTGGTCCTGGTCGCCTACGTCGCCGGCGATCGTCGCCGCGCCGACCTCGACTTCCGGGCTGCGGAGATGGCGGCCCTGGCCGAACGGTCCCGCCTGGTCACCGCGGAACGCGACCAGCGGGTGCAGTTCGCCGCCGCCGCGGAACGGACCCGGATCGCCCGGGAACTGCACGACATCGTCGCCCATTCCCTCGCGGTGATCGTCGTCCAGGCCGACGGCGGGGCCGCCGCCGCGGCGAAGAACCCGGCGGTGGCCGCGGACGTGCTGCGCACCATCGCCGACACCAGCCGCCAGGCGTTGTCCGAGATGCGTTCCCTGGTCGGGGTGCTGCGGTCGGACGGCCGGTCGGGCGGCAGTCCGGACGGGGCCGCCTACCTCCCCCAGCCCGGTGTGGCCTCCCTCGACCGGCTCGTCGAGCAGACCCGGCAGTCCGGCGTGACGGTGCACGTCCACCTGCCCGACCATCTGCCCGCGCTGTCGCCCACGGTCGATCTCACCGTGTTCCGCGTCGTCCAGGAGGCGCTGACCAACGTCCTGAAGCACGCCGGTCCCGCCGCCTCGGCCACGGTCGAGATCGCGATCAGCGGGAACGAGCTGGCCGTCGAGGTCGTCGACGACGGCCGGGGGGCCGCCGCCCGGTCCGACGGCGCCGGGAACGGCCTGCGCGGCATGCGTGAGCGGGTCGCCGTCCTCGACGGCACCCTGTGGGCCGGCCCCCGCCCGGGCGGCGGCTTCCGGGTCCGGGTGGTCCTCCCGATGGGCACCCCCGTGACGACCCCGCGGGACGCCCGGTGA
- a CDS encoding response regulator, translated as MIRVYLVDDQQLVRAGFGMLIEAQDDMTVVGDAADGSAALAGLTTTAADVVLMDVRMPVMDGVEATRRLLASPGPDTPKVLVLTTFDLDEYVFAALKAGASGFLLKDTRPEELLSAIRSIAAGDAVVAPSATRRLLQHVTAALPGVAAPPDDRLGVLTVREREVLAEVARGLTNPEIAAALFMAESTVKTHVGSLLAKLQRRDRVGLVMFAYETGLVG; from the coding sequence GTGATCCGGGTGTACCTGGTGGACGACCAGCAGCTCGTCCGGGCCGGGTTCGGCATGCTCATCGAGGCCCAGGACGACATGACCGTGGTCGGGGACGCGGCCGACGGGTCGGCGGCGCTGGCCGGACTGACCACCACGGCCGCCGATGTCGTGCTGATGGACGTCCGCATGCCGGTCATGGACGGGGTCGAGGCCACCCGGCGGCTGCTCGCCTCCCCGGGGCCGGACACCCCGAAGGTGCTGGTGCTGACCACGTTCGACCTCGACGAGTACGTGTTCGCCGCGCTGAAGGCCGGGGCTTCGGGGTTCCTGCTCAAGGACACCCGCCCCGAGGAGCTGCTGTCCGCGATCCGGTCCATCGCCGCCGGCGACGCGGTGGTCGCCCCGTCCGCGACCCGGCGCCTGCTCCAGCACGTCACCGCGGCACTGCCGGGGGTGGCCGCGCCGCCCGACGACCGGCTCGGGGTGTTGACCGTCCGGGAACGGGAGGTGCTCGCCGAGGTCGCCCGCGGGCTGACCAACCCGGAGATCGCGGCGGCGCTGTTCATGGCCGAGTCCACCGTCAAGACCCACGTCGGCAGTCTGCTGGCCAAGCTCCAGCGCCGGGACCGGGTCGGGCTGGTCATGTTCGCCTACGAGACCGGACTCGTCGGCTGA
- a CDS encoding ABC transporter ATP-binding protein — protein sequence MTPPPTAGLAAPPPGTTTAVARAAAVSKVFGAGPTAVTALDRVDIAFAAGSFTAIMGPSGSGKSTLMHCLAGLDSPTSGEVFLDGTAITGLPDDRLTEVRRDRIGFVFQSFNLLPMLSARDNITLPLELAGRAVDRVALDALVASLGLTDRLDHRPAQLSGGQQQRVAIARALITRPAVVFADEPTGALDSRTGAALLSFLRSTVRETGQTVVMVTHDPNAASYADRAVLLADGRLRGTLERPTPETVLSALASLGA from the coding sequence ATGACCCCGCCCCCCACCGCCGGACTCGCTGCTCCCCCGCCCGGCACCACCACGGCCGTGGCCCGCGCCGCCGCGGTGAGCAAGGTGTTCGGTGCCGGCCCCACCGCGGTCACCGCCCTCGACCGGGTCGACATCGCTTTCGCCGCCGGGTCGTTCACGGCGATCATGGGGCCGTCCGGGTCCGGCAAGTCCACCCTGATGCACTGCCTGGCCGGCCTGGACAGCCCCACCTCGGGCGAGGTCTTCCTCGACGGGACCGCGATCACCGGCCTGCCGGACGATCGCCTCACCGAGGTGCGCCGGGACCGGATCGGCTTCGTCTTCCAGTCGTTCAACCTGCTGCCGATGCTCTCGGCCCGCGACAACATCACCCTGCCGCTGGAACTGGCCGGCCGGGCCGTGGACCGGGTGGCCCTGGACGCCCTCGTCGCGTCCCTGGGCCTCACCGACCGGCTCGATCACCGGCCGGCCCAGCTGTCCGGCGGTCAGCAGCAGCGGGTGGCCATCGCCCGTGCCCTGATCACCCGCCCGGCGGTCGTCTTCGCCGACGAGCCGACCGGCGCGCTCGACTCCCGCACCGGCGCCGCGCTGCTGTCCTTCCTGCGGTCCACCGTCCGGGAGACCGGGCAGACCGTCGTCATGGTCACCCACGACCCGAACGCGGCCTCCTACGCCGACCGGGCCGTCCTCCTGGCCGACGGCCGACTCCGCGGCACGCTGGAGCGACCCACGCCGGAGACCGTGCTGTCCGCGCTCGCCTCGCTGGGGGCGTGA
- a CDS encoding FtsX-like permease family protein gives MRSAWANLRAYPGRFVAVLLAIAIGVGFAAATQVFTASFQTDLVRSVGAEESLIDVDVQPAEQQLDPADPRLQVAGVAATEARWTAFAELRTGSARGWVGLQGIPADPADRWFDLTSGAWPTGPDSVVTDPGTATRNGLTVGDRITLDDGNGTERPVVLGGLVDVHTSKLAGAPDRLFGTTELVRSLAGGDPDRIAVTVADGVSPEQVADELGAAFGADALVRTGVVAAEARSAAVIGDTDALTSILLAFAAIAGLVASFVIANTFSILIAQRQRQIGLLRCVGASRRQVRRSVILEALLLGVIGSLIGLVLGIAVAAAGSGIAGIALSSLTVPPVALGITAVVGVLVTVAAALAPAARAMRVSPLSALSAVPTAAEGRRSGRLRLVAGGALTLAGGAGLAAGVVLPSLMVAVGGGVLSAGGVLLLLRSVLPGVLRLLGGSARFGGVPGRLAAANAQRNPGRSAATSTALVIAVGLIVTLQVAAASARASLAESLAGRYPLDVSIVDTTGTAGALPAGLVDQVDALDGIRAVPVAGTSATVGTSSPDIPITVLGTTPATDAVLRSAAPAAGEVALPDWVVSSLDLATGDPVTLTGDGTAVTLRLAASRLADGVDTSAVVTATDLALLDPAAPPRAVWGALDDIDDADTVISGIKPLLVADDALSLTGAAVENAALAEGLDTMLLLVVALLAVAAVIAVVGIGNTLGLSVVERTRESALLRALGLRRGQLRLVIALESALLAAVGGVVGIVLGVGYGTIGAAATFAEIDEPLVVSVPWGQLGLVLLLALAAGVLASVLPARRAARATPTAALAEV, from the coding sequence ATGCGCTCCGCCTGGGCGAACCTGCGCGCCTATCCCGGCCGGTTCGTCGCCGTCCTGCTCGCCATCGCCATCGGCGTGGGCTTCGCCGCCGCGACGCAGGTCTTCACCGCCTCCTTCCAGACCGATCTGGTCCGCTCGGTCGGCGCCGAGGAGAGTCTGATCGATGTCGACGTGCAGCCCGCCGAGCAGCAGCTCGACCCCGCGGACCCCCGCCTGCAGGTGGCCGGGGTGGCGGCCACCGAGGCCCGGTGGACGGCCTTCGCCGAGCTGCGGACGGGTTCCGCACGCGGCTGGGTGGGGCTGCAGGGCATCCCGGCCGACCCGGCCGATCGGTGGTTCGACCTCACCTCCGGCGCCTGGCCGACCGGACCGGATTCGGTGGTCACCGACCCCGGCACCGCCACCCGCAACGGACTGACCGTCGGCGACCGCATCACCCTGGACGACGGCAACGGCACCGAACGGCCCGTCGTGCTCGGCGGGCTGGTGGACGTGCACACCTCCAAGCTGGCCGGCGCCCCCGATCGGCTGTTCGGCACCACCGAACTCGTCCGCTCGCTGGCCGGCGGGGATCCGGACCGCATCGCCGTCACCGTCGCCGACGGGGTGTCTCCCGAGCAGGTGGCGGACGAACTGGGCGCGGCGTTCGGGGCCGACGCGCTGGTCCGGACCGGCGTGGTCGCCGCCGAGGCCCGCAGCGCCGCCGTCATCGGCGACACCGACGCCCTGACCAGCATCCTGTTGGCGTTCGCGGCCATCGCCGGCCTCGTGGCGTCGTTCGTCATCGCCAACACGTTCTCCATCCTCATCGCCCAACGCCAGCGGCAGATCGGGTTGCTGCGCTGCGTGGGGGCCTCCCGCCGGCAGGTCCGCCGGTCGGTGATCCTCGAGGCGCTCCTGCTCGGGGTGATCGGCTCGCTCATCGGCCTGGTGCTGGGGATCGCGGTCGCCGCCGCCGGCTCCGGGATCGCCGGCATCGCCCTGTCCAGCCTGACCGTCCCACCGGTGGCCCTCGGGATCACCGCCGTGGTGGGCGTGCTCGTCACGGTCGCCGCGGCCCTCGCCCCGGCCGCCCGGGCCATGCGGGTGAGCCCGCTGTCGGCGCTCAGCGCCGTCCCCACCGCGGCCGAGGGACGTCGGTCGGGCCGGTTGCGGCTGGTCGCCGGCGGTGCGCTGACCCTGGCCGGTGGGGCCGGTCTGGCCGCCGGGGTGGTGCTGCCGTCCCTGATGGTGGCGGTGGGGGGCGGGGTGCTGTCGGCCGGCGGGGTGCTGCTCCTGCTGCGGTCGGTGCTCCCCGGGGTGCTGCGCCTGCTCGGCGGGTCGGCCCGGTTCGGCGGGGTGCCGGGCCGGCTCGCCGCGGCCAACGCCCAGCGGAACCCGGGCCGCTCCGCGGCCACCAGCACCGCGCTGGTCATCGCGGTGGGGCTGATCGTCACCCTGCAGGTGGCGGCGGCTTCCGCCCGGGCCAGCCTGGCCGAGAGCCTCGCGGGCCGGTACCCGTTGGACGTCAGCATCGTGGACACGACGGGGACCGCGGGAGCCCTCCCGGCCGGACTGGTCGACCAGGTCGACGCACTCGACGGGATCCGCGCGGTCCCGGTGGCCGGCACGTCCGCCACGGTGGGCACCTCGTCGCCGGACATCCCGATCACCGTGCTCGGCACCACCCCGGCCACGGACGCCGTTCTGCGGTCGGCTGCGCCGGCCGCCGGGGAGGTGGCGCTGCCCGACTGGGTGGTGTCGTCGCTCGACCTGGCCACGGGTGACCCGGTGACCCTGACCGGCGACGGGACCGCGGTGACCCTGCGGCTGGCGGCCAGCCGGTTGGCCGACGGGGTCGACACCTCGGCGGTGGTCACCGCCACCGATCTCGCTCTGCTCGACCCGGCGGCTCCCCCGCGGGCCGTCTGGGGAGCGCTGGACGACATCGACGACGCGGACACGGTCATCAGCGGCATCAAGCCCCTGCTGGTCGCCGACGACGCGCTCTCGCTGACCGGCGCCGCGGTCGAGAACGCCGCCCTGGCCGAGGGCCTGGACACGATGCTGCTGCTGGTGGTGGCGCTGCTGGCGGTGGCCGCGGTGATCGCCGTGGTCGGCATCGGGAACACCCTGGGCCTGTCGGTGGTCGAACGGACCCGGGAATCGGCGCTGCTGCGGGCACTGGGCCTGCGCCGGGGTCAGCTCCGGCTGGTCATCGCCCTGGAGTCGGCCCTGCTGGCCGCCGTGGGCGGGGTCGTCGGCATCGTCCTCGGGGTGGGCTACGGCACGATCGGGGCGGCCGCCACCTTCGCCGAGATCGACGAACCGCTGGTCGTGTCGGTCCCGTGGGGGCAGCTCGGCCTGGTCCTGCTGCTCGCGCTGGCCGCCGGTGTGCTGGCCTCGGTGCTGCCCGCCCGCCGTGCCGCCCGGGCCACCCCGACGGCGGCACTGGCCGAGGTCTGA
- a CDS encoding iron-siderophore ABC transporter substrate-binding protein yields MPIPVPGAPRASVRSSRLRAAVGVLAAGLLLSACGGGSTAAPSSSAAPGSTSATTPASSAASSTAAASSSAASSAPGSSSTAASSSAAVSAGYPVEIPNAFGTTTIASAPQRVVVVGYTEADSVLALGTVPLAVQEFGFPGKIGGPWLDDLLQGQTPTVLTGQELNLEQIASFTPDLIIGVNRALTADDYAALTAIAPTLARPAEYPDYGVPPEAVARTVAQALDKGPEMEAKLAEVDQTISAASVAHPEFAGKTFSAVWPRGDGQGWYAWTAVDARSRLLVALGLTESPTIAGLGQDTFYKEISAENTAQIDADVIVAIDVEGQRATIEADPIYQSLPAVQAGHVAWITDPAVIGAFSYSSVLSTPYALDPVVEAVAAATA; encoded by the coding sequence GTGCCCATCCCCGTCCCCGGCGCCCCCCGCGCCTCCGTCCGGTCCTCGCGACTGCGTGCCGCCGTCGGCGTGCTGGCCGCCGGTCTGCTGCTGTCGGCCTGCGGTGGCGGCTCCACCGCCGCCCCCAGCTCGTCGGCCGCCCCCGGCAGCACCTCCGCCACCACCCCGGCGAGCTCCGCCGCCAGCAGCACGGCTGCCGCGTCGAGTTCGGCCGCATCGTCCGCCCCGGGATCGTCGAGCACGGCGGCGAGCAGTTCCGCCGCCGTCTCCGCCGGCTACCCGGTCGAGATCCCCAACGCGTTCGGCACCACCACGATCGCCTCCGCACCGCAGCGTGTCGTCGTCGTCGGCTACACCGAGGCCGATTCCGTGCTCGCGTTGGGCACGGTGCCGCTGGCCGTCCAGGAGTTCGGGTTCCCCGGCAAGATCGGCGGCCCCTGGCTCGACGACCTGCTGCAGGGCCAGACCCCGACCGTGCTGACCGGCCAGGAGCTCAACCTGGAGCAGATCGCCTCCTTCACCCCCGACCTGATCATCGGGGTGAACCGCGCGTTGACCGCCGACGACTACGCCGCCCTGACGGCCATCGCGCCGACCCTGGCCCGCCCGGCCGAGTACCCCGACTACGGCGTCCCTCCGGAGGCCGTCGCCCGCACCGTCGCGCAGGCGCTGGACAAGGGACCGGAGATGGAGGCGAAACTGGCCGAGGTCGACCAGACCATCAGTGCCGCGTCCGTCGCCCACCCCGAGTTCGCCGGGAAGACCTTCTCCGCGGTGTGGCCGCGCGGGGACGGGCAGGGCTGGTACGCGTGGACCGCGGTCGACGCCCGCAGCCGCCTGCTCGTCGCGCTGGGTCTGACCGAGTCCCCGACCATCGCCGGGCTCGGCCAGGACACGTTCTACAAGGAGATCTCGGCCGAGAACACCGCGCAGATCGACGCCGACGTGATCGTCGCCATCGACGTGGAGGGTCAGCGGGCGACCATCGAGGCCGACCCGATCTACCAGTCCCTGCCCGCAGTGCAGGCCGGGCACGTCGCCTGGATCACCGACCCCGCCGTCATCGGTGCCTTCTCCTACTCGTCCGTGCTGAGCACGCCGTACGCGCTCGACCCGGTGGTGGAGGCGGTGGCCGCGGCCACCGCCTGA
- a CDS encoding ABC transporter ATP-binding protein, with product MTAQHTVPDSPPQGVPGSPTAGRLRAEDVTLAYDERVITRGLSVVIPDAEFTVIVGPNACGKSTLLRALARMMPPRQGSVLLDGQLISGYPSKEVARRLGLLPQSSTAPDGITVADLVARGRYPHQRLLRQWSRTDEQIVLQSMRSTGVDALALRAVDELSGGQRQRVWLAMALAQETPILLLDEPTTFLDIAHQYEMLDLCADLHADHGRTLVAVLHDLNQACRYATHLLVMKDGAVVAQGPPREIVTAELVEDVFTLACRVIDDPETGTPMVIPLARRPR from the coding sequence ATGACCGCGCAGCACACCGTCCCGGACTCGCCGCCGCAGGGGGTCCCGGGCTCCCCGACGGCGGGTCGACTCCGCGCCGAGGACGTCACGCTGGCGTACGACGAACGGGTCATCACCCGGGGTCTGTCCGTGGTCATCCCCGACGCCGAGTTCACCGTGATCGTCGGGCCGAACGCCTGCGGCAAGTCCACCCTGCTGCGCGCCCTGGCCCGGATGATGCCGCCCCGGCAGGGGTCGGTGCTCCTCGACGGGCAGCTCATCTCCGGGTACCCGTCGAAGGAGGTGGCCCGGCGGCTCGGGCTGCTGCCGCAGAGCTCCACCGCCCCCGACGGCATCACCGTCGCCGACCTGGTCGCCCGTGGCCGCTACCCGCACCAGCGCCTGCTGCGCCAGTGGAGCCGGACCGACGAGCAGATCGTCCTGCAGTCCATGCGGTCGACCGGCGTCGACGCGCTCGCCCTGCGGGCGGTGGACGAACTGTCCGGCGGGCAGCGGCAGCGGGTGTGGCTCGCGATGGCCCTGGCCCAGGAAACCCCCATCCTGCTGCTCGACGAACCCACCACCTTCCTGGACATCGCCCACCAGTACGAGATGCTCGACCTCTGCGCCGATCTGCACGCCGACCACGGGCGCACCCTGGTCGCCGTCCTGCACGACCTCAACCAGGCCTGCCGGTACGCCACCCACCTCCTCGTCATGAAGGACGGGGCGGTGGTCGCCCAGGGCCCGCCGCGGGAGATCGTCACCGCCGAGCTCGTCGAGGACGTCTTCACCCTCGCCTGCCGGGTGATCGACGATCCCGAGACCGGGACACCCATGGTGATCCCGCTGGCCCGCCGCCCCCGCTGA
- a CDS encoding FecCD family ABC transporter permease produces MTALQPRPVSTADRPLLPAVRVGGWSMRVRRRAVLSCVGLAVACLAVVLLATVLGDYPLPVRDVVASLTGRGTTATDFVVLDLRLARVLCAIAVGMALGAAGAVFQSLTRNPLGSPDIIGFTQGAATGALLQILVLGGSAAAIASGAVVGGLLTSLAVYLLAVRGGSLGYRLILVGIGLNFMLGAVNWYLLISADLQDAITARVWIIGSLNSRGWEQLWPLALTLAVGLPVLMALSRPLGQLELGDDLGRQLGVRVGAVRIWALVVSVVVTAAAVATAGPIAFVALAAPQLARRLTGSPTVGILPAALMGGFVLASSDLVAQRLFAPTQFPVGIATGAVGGVYLAALLLSEWKKGRG; encoded by the coding sequence GTGACCGCCCTGCAGCCCCGCCCGGTGTCGACCGCCGACCGTCCGCTGCTCCCCGCCGTGCGCGTGGGCGGCTGGAGCATGCGGGTCCGCCGCCGGGCCGTCCTGTCCTGCGTGGGTCTGGCGGTGGCGTGCCTGGCCGTGGTCCTGCTGGCCACCGTGCTGGGCGACTACCCGTTGCCGGTGCGGGACGTCGTCGCCTCGCTGACCGGACGGGGCACCACGGCCACCGACTTCGTCGTGCTGGACCTCCGGCTGGCCCGGGTGCTCTGTGCCATCGCAGTCGGCATGGCCCTGGGAGCCGCCGGCGCGGTGTTCCAGTCGCTCACCCGCAACCCGCTGGGCAGCCCAGACATCATCGGCTTCACCCAGGGCGCGGCGACCGGCGCCCTGCTGCAGATCCTCGTCCTCGGTGGTTCAGCGGCCGCCATCGCCTCCGGCGCCGTCGTGGGCGGGCTGCTGACCTCCCTCGCGGTGTACCTGCTGGCCGTGCGCGGCGGCTCCCTGGGCTACCGGCTCATCCTGGTCGGCATCGGCCTGAACTTCATGCTCGGCGCGGTCAACTGGTACCTGCTGATCAGCGCCGACCTGCAGGACGCGATCACCGCCCGGGTCTGGATCATCGGCAGCCTGAACAGCCGCGGCTGGGAGCAGCTCTGGCCGCTGGCCCTGACGCTGGCCGTCGGCCTACCGGTGCTGATGGCGCTGTCCCGCCCGCTCGGCCAGCTGGAGCTGGGTGACGACCTCGGTCGGCAGCTCGGCGTGCGGGTCGGTGCCGTGCGCATCTGGGCGCTGGTGGTCTCGGTGGTGGTGACCGCCGCGGCCGTGGCCACCGCCGGTCCGATCGCCTTCGTCGCCCTCGCCGCGCCCCAGCTCGCCCGACGCCTCACCGGCTCGCCGACCGTCGGCATCCTGCCTGCCGCGCTGATGGGCGGGTTCGTGCTGGCCAGCAGCGACCTGGTCGCCCAGCGGCTGTTCGCCCCCACCCAGTTCCCGGTCGGCATCGCCACCGGCGCGGTCGGCGGGGTCTACCTCGCCGCCCTGCTGCTGTCCGAATGGAAGAAGGGACGCGGATGA
- a CDS encoding FecCD family ABC transporter permease yields the protein MPGKASRYLAATGRARVVGLALALIAVLVVVVVSIAVGSRTIGPGEVLRVLFADDGSTDATIVHTLRVPRTAMGILVGAALGVAGAVMQALTRNPLADPGLLGVNAGAAAAVVVGIGAFGISSALGYLPFAFVGAALASVVVYVLGSAGRSGATPVRLALAGTAVTAALGAVVDALTVLDPATFDRYRFWAVGSLGGRGVEVFWAVLPTAVLGLVIALCLGRSLNALALGEDVGRALGAGVTRTRLLSGLVVTLLAGSATAAVGPILFVGLAVPHIARAITGPDNRWVLAYSAVLAPLLLLVADVIGRVVVRPGELSVGIVVAIAGAPVFIALVRRRRVAHL from the coding sequence GTGCCGGGCAAGGCCTCCCGCTACCTGGCCGCCACCGGGCGGGCCCGGGTCGTCGGCCTCGCGCTGGCCCTGATCGCCGTGCTGGTCGTGGTCGTGGTGTCCATCGCCGTCGGCAGCCGGACCATCGGGCCCGGTGAGGTGTTGCGCGTCCTGTTCGCCGACGACGGGTCCACCGACGCCACCATCGTGCACACCCTGCGGGTCCCGCGGACGGCGATGGGCATCCTCGTCGGGGCCGCGCTCGGGGTCGCCGGTGCCGTGATGCAGGCGCTGACCCGCAATCCGCTGGCCGACCCGGGCCTGCTGGGCGTCAACGCCGGCGCGGCCGCGGCGGTGGTCGTCGGCATCGGCGCCTTCGGGATCAGCTCCGCGCTGGGTTACCTCCCGTTCGCCTTCGTCGGAGCCGCGCTGGCCTCCGTCGTGGTCTACGTCCTGGGTTCGGCCGGGCGCAGCGGAGCCACCCCGGTCCGACTGGCCCTGGCCGGCACCGCCGTCACCGCGGCCCTCGGCGCGGTCGTCGACGCGCTGACCGTGCTCGATCCGGCCACCTTCGACCGTTACCGCTTCTGGGCGGTCGGCTCGCTCGGCGGCCGCGGCGTCGAGGTGTTCTGGGCGGTGCTGCCCACCGCTGTGCTCGGCCTGGTCATCGCGCTCTGCCTGGGGCGGTCGCTGAACGCCCTGGCCCTCGGGGAGGACGTCGGTCGCGCGCTGGGCGCCGGCGTCACCCGGACCCGGCTGCTGTCCGGCCTGGTCGTCACCCTGCTCGCCGGGTCCGCCACCGCCGCCGTGGGGCCCATCCTGTTCGTCGGGTTGGCCGTCCCGCACATCGCCCGGGCGATCACCGGGCCGGACAACCGGTGGGTGCTCGCCTACTCCGCTGTGCTGGCTCCCCTCCTGCTGCTCGTCGCCGACGTGATCGGGCGGGTCGTGGTGCGTCCCGGTGAACTGTCCGTCGGCATCGTCGTGGCCATCGCCGGAGCCCCGGTGTTCATCGCCCTGGTCCGTCGGCGCCGGGTGGCCCACCTGTGA
- a CDS encoding siderophore-interacting protein, whose protein sequence is MAEHTRTSPVTTAISHAAETVSDGARTVVAQAVRRLPAVRRARSQGATAVLARVTRVQGITPAMARVTFTAPEFADSRPLGSDHYVRLLLPRPGQDELVLPRTAEWYPELVAMAPKARPVLRNYTVREVRPEVAEMDIDFVRHGDSGPATRWVNRAEPGMTVGIIDQGVIHEVEADRADYLIVGDETALPAAAGILAALPSSVRARVLLEVPSESDRQELPTAADADVRYLVRPDAHCPPGSLLPGAVAGLEVPAGTRCWVSGESAMSTQVRRCLVRQHGVPKDDVCFTGYFKYGSPAYAE, encoded by the coding sequence ATGGCCGAGCACACCCGCACGTCCCCGGTGACCACCGCGATCAGCCACGCCGCCGAGACCGTGTCCGACGGCGCCCGCACGGTGGTGGCCCAGGCGGTGCGTCGGCTGCCCGCCGTCCGCAGGGCCCGCAGCCAGGGCGCCACCGCGGTGCTGGCCCGGGTGACCCGCGTCCAGGGCATCACCCCGGCGATGGCCCGGGTGACGTTCACCGCTCCGGAGTTCGCCGACTCCCGTCCGCTGGGCTCCGATCACTACGTGCGGCTGCTGCTCCCCCGGCCCGGCCAGGACGAGCTCGTGCTGCCCCGGACGGCCGAGTGGTACCCGGAACTGGTCGCGATGGCCCCCAAGGCCCGGCCCGTCCTGCGCAATTACACCGTACGGGAGGTGCGCCCCGAGGTCGCCGAGATGGACATCGACTTCGTGCGGCACGGCGACTCCGGCCCGGCCACCCGGTGGGTCAACCGGGCCGAGCCCGGCATGACGGTCGGCATCATCGACCAGGGGGTCATCCACGAGGTCGAGGCCGATCGGGCCGACTATTTGATCGTCGGGGACGAGACGGCGCTGCCGGCCGCCGCCGGCATCCTCGCCGCGCTGCCGTCCTCCGTGCGGGCCCGGGTGCTGCTGGAGGTGCCGAGCGAGAGCGACCGCCAGGAGCTACCCACCGCGGCCGACGCCGACGTCCGCTATCTGGTCCGGCCCGATGCGCACTGCCCGCCCGGCTCGCTGCTGCCCGGCGCGGTGGCCGGACTCGAGGTTCCCGCCGGGACGCGGTGCTGGGTATCCGGGGAGTCGGCGATGTCCACCCAGGTGCGGCGCTGCCTGGTCCGCCAGCACGGCGTACCCAAGGACGACGTGTGCTTCACCGGCTACTTCAAGTACGGGAGCCCCGCCTACGCGGAATGA
- a CDS encoding aa3-type cytochrome oxidase subunit IV, which produces MLVETWMFLGLTGFFLIAAIIYAVLQWSTEPVGVVALFLTFGLTLIIGTFLRFSSRRLDEARPEDNDDADIADGAGDIGFFSPGSYWPLALAASAAFTAIALAFFLIWMLVIGIGLLLLAVAGLLFEYHRRPAH; this is translated from the coding sequence ATGCTGGTGGAGACCTGGATGTTCCTCGGGTTGACCGGGTTCTTCCTCATCGCGGCGATCATCTACGCCGTGCTGCAGTGGTCCACCGAGCCGGTCGGGGTGGTGGCCCTGTTCCTGACCTTCGGCCTGACCCTGATCATCGGCACCTTCCTGCGGTTCTCCTCGCGCCGTCTCGACGAGGCCCGCCCCGAGGACAACGACGACGCCGACATCGCCGACGGTGCCGGGGACATCGGCTTCTTCTCCCCGGGCTCCTACTGGCCGCTCGCGCTGGCCGCGTCGGCCGCGTTCACCGCCATCGCGCTGGCCTTCTTCCTCATCTGGATGCTGGTCATCGGCATCGGCCTGCTCCTGCTGGCCGTCGCCGGACTGCTCTTCGAGTACCACCGCCGGCCGGCCCACTGA